In Phaeobacter piscinae, one genomic interval encodes:
- a CDS encoding transglycosylase domain-containing protein — translation MAQGTRRRPLVADKRYATAGRGTQGKPSARKAKPRPKSTTTRRKSGWFGLFGGGRKTGGRAGGGGGGGRGPRKPQKPKTLLGRLLALILAPFRWAFRLAWGFTWRVGMISTALVALAVGYHYMKLPDASALLDGRARGSVTLTDRNGEVFAWRGDQFGGVVTSDTVSPFLKNAIVATEDKRFYRHFGVSPRGVASAVRINLREGRGPLSGHGGSTITQQTAKLLCLGVVYDPTEWESERAYERDCRQGSLWRKAKEAIFAMAMEAKYTKDEILSIYMNRAYLGGGAYGAEAAAQRYFGKSANQVDAAEAAMLAGLLTAPSTLAPTNNLQRSQDRAATVLRLMQEQGYLTTAEMRSAQNSPAVLSEAAAARAGGYFADWVMDTIPDFFGSETTEDVVIRTTIDQRLQRAAEDALNHVFDTKVRKGSKAQAAIVVMSADGAVRAMVGGRKSRVSGVFNRAAQAKRQTGSAFKPFVYATALELGYSPLDRVLDAQYCLDVPGSGQWCPKNYTRKFYGEVTLARALRDSLNIPAVKVSEAVGRDLVRRVAGDFGLDSELAAGPALALGASESTLIDMTGAYAGILNGGSSVTPYGVTELTLIGDNTPMMGASGGLGERVIQTKAARELIWMMEQVVSQGSGRRAQIPGWQAAGKTGTTQAARDAWFVGFTADYVAGVWMGYDDNTPLSGVTGGGLPADIWREVMVRVHDGLTPKPLPMIAPKPIAPPPQPQPRRRQRPNVGQELGRAVDGLLRDIFGN, via the coding sequence ATGGCACAAGGAACGCGGCGCCGACCTCTGGTCGCAGACAAGCGCTACGCGACAGCGGGGCGCGGCACGCAGGGCAAACCCTCTGCGCGCAAGGCCAAACCACGGCCAAAATCCACCACGACACGGCGCAAATCCGGCTGGTTTGGCCTGTTCGGTGGCGGGCGCAAAACCGGTGGTAGAGCTGGCGGCGGCGGGGGCGGTGGCCGGGGGCCACGCAAACCGCAGAAGCCCAAGACGCTGCTGGGGCGGCTCCTCGCGCTGATCCTGGCCCCATTCCGTTGGGCGTTCCGGCTTGCCTGGGGGTTTACCTGGCGTGTCGGCATGATCTCGACAGCGCTTGTGGCGTTGGCTGTGGGGTATCACTACATGAAACTGCCGGACGCCTCAGCCCTGCTCGACGGGCGCGCACGCGGCTCCGTCACCCTGACCGATCGCAACGGTGAGGTCTTTGCCTGGCGCGGCGATCAGTTCGGCGGTGTCGTCACCAGTGACACGGTGTCGCCCTTTCTCAAGAACGCCATCGTCGCGACTGAGGACAAACGGTTCTACCGCCACTTTGGCGTGTCGCCCCGCGGTGTCGCCAGTGCTGTGCGCATCAACTTGCGAGAGGGACGCGGTCCGCTGTCCGGTCATGGCGGCTCCACCATCACCCAGCAAACCGCCAAACTGCTTTGCCTTGGTGTCGTTTATGATCCCACAGAATGGGAGAGCGAGCGGGCGTATGAGCGCGACTGTCGCCAAGGCTCGCTTTGGCGCAAGGCCAAGGAAGCCATCTTCGCGATGGCGATGGAGGCCAAATACACCAAGGATGAGATCCTCTCGATCTACATGAACCGCGCCTATCTCGGGGGCGGCGCCTATGGTGCGGAGGCTGCGGCGCAGCGCTATTTTGGCAAATCTGCCAATCAGGTGGATGCAGCGGAGGCGGCGATGCTGGCGGGCCTGTTGACTGCGCCATCAACGCTGGCACCGACCAACAACTTGCAACGTTCGCAGGATCGTGCCGCCACCGTGCTGCGGCTGATGCAGGAGCAGGGCTATCTGACAACGGCTGAGATGCGTTCAGCCCAGAACAGCCCCGCTGTGCTGAGCGAGGCTGCCGCCGCCCGTGCGGGGGGGTATTTTGCCGATTGGGTCATGGATACCATTCCGGACTTCTTTGGCAGCGAGACAACAGAAGATGTGGTGATCCGCACCACCATCGACCAGCGCCTGCAACGCGCCGCCGAGGACGCGCTGAACCATGTGTTTGATACCAAGGTCCGCAAGGGATCGAAGGCACAGGCCGCCATCGTGGTGATGAGCGCGGATGGCGCAGTCCGCGCCATGGTTGGCGGGCGCAAGTCTCGTGTGTCGGGCGTGTTCAACCGTGCCGCACAGGCCAAGCGCCAGACCGGCTCGGCCTTCAAACCCTTCGTCTATGCCACGGCGCTGGAGCTGGGGTATTCACCGCTCGACCGGGTTCTGGACGCGCAATATTGCCTGGATGTGCCGGGTTCTGGCCAATGGTGCCCCAAGAACTACACCCGGAAATTCTATGGCGAGGTGACGTTGGCGCGGGCTCTGCGCGACTCGCTGAATATCCCGGCCGTCAAGGTTTCCGAGGCCGTGGGCCGCGATCTGGTGCGCCGCGTCGCGGGCGACTTCGGACTGGACAGTGAACTGGCCGCTGGTCCTGCACTGGCGCTCGGCGCATCGGAAAGCACACTGATCGATATGACCGGTGCCTATGCAGGCATTCTCAACGGTGGCTCATCGGTGACCCCTTACGGGGTGACGGAGCTGACATTGATCGGTGACAACACACCCATGATGGGGGCCAGTGGCGGTCTTGGGGAGCGGGTGATCCAGACCAAGGCCGCGCGGGAGTTGATCTGGATGATGGAGCAGGTGGTCTCACAGGGCAGCGGTCGTCGCGCCCAGATCCCCGGCTGGCAGGCCGCAGGTAAAACCGGCACCACGCAGGCCGCACGCGATGCCTGGTTCGTTGGTTTCACCGCCGACTACGTGGCCGGTGTCTGGATGGGCTATGACGACAACACGCCGCTCTCCGGTGTGACGGGTGGGGGCTTGCCCGCTGATATCTGGCGCGAGGTCATGGTGCGGGTGCATGACGGGCTGACGCCCAAACCGCTGCCGATGATTGCGCCCAAACCCATCGCCCCGCCGCCGCAACCGCAGCCCCGACGCCGCCAGCGTCCCAATGTCGGGCAGGAGCTGGGTCGTGCGGTGGATGGCCTGCTGCGCGATATCTTCGGGAATTGA
- a CDS encoding P-II family nitrogen regulator: MKMIIATIKPFKLEEVREALTSIGVSGLMVTEIKGFGAQSGHTEIYRGAEYEVNFVPKMRLDLVVPSGLADQVVDTITQTARTGKIGDGKIFVLDVEQAIRVRTGETNHDAL; encoded by the coding sequence ATGAAAATGATCATAGCAACCATCAAGCCGTTCAAGCTGGAGGAGGTCCGCGAAGCGCTGACATCCATCGGCGTGTCCGGGCTGATGGTCACGGAAATCAAGGGGTTCGGCGCCCAGTCAGGCCACACAGAAATCTATCGCGGTGCGGAGTACGAGGTGAATTTCGTACCGAAAATGCGGCTCGATCTGGTGGTGCCCTCCGGACTCGCTGACCAAGTGGTCGACACCATCACCCAGACCGCCCGCACCGGCAAAATCGGTGACGGCAAGATCTTTGTTCTCGACGTTGAGCAGGCAATCCGCGTGCGCACCGGCGAAACCAATCACGACGCGCTGTGA
- a CDS encoding MlaA family lipoprotein — protein sequence MTFPLRPFVLMALVTVTSALAGCATQDSVSRNSGEVFDPYENTNRSIHNFNRGVDRFAFRPAAKGYVAVVPPDMVKSFNNFAENLSMPGQAVNALLQGNLKESGIALSRFVVNTIFGIGGLGDPASDFNMPRVDTNFGETLHVWGVGEGAYVELPFFGPSTARDGTGILVDFFTNPISYARHNPADNIGVYAEVVRRLGDRGTYSDTIDSILYESADSYAQARLIYLQNRRFELGGDQSEYEGIYGDPYSDPYEDIYAE from the coding sequence ATGACCTTCCCGCTGCGACCTTTTGTATTGATGGCCCTGGTAACTGTTACGTCGGCACTGGCAGGCTGTGCAACCCAAGATAGCGTCTCGCGCAACTCGGGTGAGGTGTTTGATCCCTATGAGAACACCAACCGGTCGATCCACAATTTCAACCGCGGTGTTGACCGCTTTGCCTTTCGCCCTGCTGCCAAGGGCTACGTGGCGGTTGTCCCTCCGGATATGGTGAAGAGTTTCAACAACTTCGCCGAGAACCTGTCGATGCCGGGCCAGGCGGTAAACGCGCTGCTGCAAGGCAACCTGAAGGAATCCGGCATTGCCCTGTCGCGGTTTGTGGTCAACACGATCTTTGGCATTGGTGGTCTTGGCGATCCGGCGTCGGATTTCAATATGCCGCGGGTGGATACGAATTTCGGCGAAACCCTGCATGTCTGGGGTGTTGGCGAAGGGGCGTATGTGGAATTGCCGTTTTTTGGCCCGTCGACCGCACGCGATGGCACCGGCATTCTGGTCGATTTCTTCACCAACCCGATCAGCTATGCTCGGCATAATCCAGCCGACAACATTGGCGTTTACGCCGAGGTGGTGCGCCGTCTGGGGGATCGTGGCACATATTCCGACACCATCGACTCGATTTTGTATGAGAGTGCAGACAGCTACGCGCAGGCGCGGCTGATCTACCTGCAAAATCGCCGTTTTGAGTTGGGCGGCGATCAAAGCGAATACGAAGGGATCTATGGCGATCCCTATTCAGATCCGTATGAGGACATCTATGCCGAGTAA
- a CDS encoding type I secretion system permease/ATPase: MTKTSHKSGLEELRAHRRRSRGLYWSVGIFSFFVNMLMLTGPLYMMQVYDRVLGSRSVATLIALSLLVVFLYGTMGVLDYARGRILARVGARFQAGLDQRVFDAMIRRSAVAQDPVAQTGLSDLESVQRLIASPVLGAAFDLPWTPIFLFGIALFHPWLGLLALGGGAVLIAIAVLNQFLSRRPQMQAGMSGHRANLMSEEIRTEAEMIQSMGMRHAAFQRWKAGRDAALVDSVTASDVGGGFTTLTKTLRLFLQSAMLGLGAYLVLQNQVTAGAMIAGSILMGRALAPIELALGQWAMVQRALKGWRNLAELLDKVPEEAERTELPKPTANLEVQALAVVPPGDNRPQLRNVSFRVQPGQAIGVIGPSGSGKSTLARALTGAWRPAAGTVRLDGASLDQYAPEVLGQNIGYLPQRVQLFEGTIAQNIARLSSNPDSAKVVAAAKKAAAHDMIVHLPDGYDTHITAGGGRLSGGQMQRVALARALYDDPVIVILDEPNSNLDNDGSVALNRAIKQLKADGHSVLIMAHRPAAIQECDLLLVIDQGVQTAFGPKDKVLREMVSNHQSIQQAAPGGVR; the protein is encoded by the coding sequence ATGACGAAAACCTCTCATAAATCCGGATTGGAGGAGCTGCGCGCGCATCGTCGCCGCAGTCGCGGCCTCTATTGGTCGGTCGGCATTTTCAGTTTCTTTGTGAACATGCTGATGCTGACTGGCCCTCTCTATATGATGCAGGTCTATGACCGGGTACTCGGCAGCCGATCGGTGGCGACCCTCATCGCGCTGTCGCTTCTGGTGGTGTTTCTCTATGGCACTATGGGGGTTCTGGATTACGCGCGGGGCCGCATTCTGGCGCGTGTCGGGGCGCGGTTTCAGGCTGGGCTGGACCAACGCGTGTTTGATGCGATGATCCGCCGTTCTGCGGTGGCGCAGGATCCGGTGGCCCAGACCGGCCTCAGCGATCTGGAATCTGTACAGCGACTGATCGCCTCGCCGGTGCTTGGGGCTGCATTCGACCTGCCGTGGACGCCTATCTTTCTCTTTGGCATTGCCCTGTTTCATCCCTGGCTGGGGCTTCTTGCCCTTGGTGGCGGCGCGGTTCTCATTGCCATCGCAGTGCTGAACCAGTTCCTGTCACGCCGCCCGCAGATGCAGGCGGGCATGTCCGGCCACCGTGCCAATCTGATGTCAGAGGAAATCCGCACCGAGGCGGAGATGATTCAGTCGATGGGCATGCGCCACGCGGCCTTTCAACGCTGGAAGGCAGGCCGTGACGCCGCATTGGTCGACAGTGTCACCGCCAGTGACGTCGGGGGAGGCTTCACCACACTGACCAAGACCCTACGCCTGTTCCTGCAATCGGCGATGCTGGGTCTGGGCGCCTATCTGGTGCTGCAGAACCAGGTCACTGCCGGGGCGATGATCGCAGGCTCCATTCTGATGGGCCGGGCGCTGGCGCCTATCGAACTGGCGCTTGGCCAATGGGCCATGGTGCAGCGCGCCCTCAAGGGATGGCGCAATCTTGCCGAGTTGCTCGACAAGGTGCCGGAAGAGGCCGAGCGGACCGAATTGCCCAAGCCGACCGCCAATCTTGAAGTGCAGGCCCTGGCCGTGGTGCCGCCCGGCGACAACCGCCCGCAGCTGCGCAATGTCAGCTTCCGGGTGCAGCCGGGACAGGCGATTGGCGTGATTGGTCCGTCCGGCTCGGGCAAATCCACTCTTGCACGGGCGCTGACCGGGGCCTGGCGCCCGGCGGCGGGCACCGTCCGGCTGGATGGGGCTTCGCTCGATCAATACGCGCCGGAGGTGCTGGGCCAGAACATTGGCTATCTGCCACAGCGGGTGCAGCTGTTCGAAGGCACCATCGCGCAGAACATTGCCCGCCTGTCCTCCAACCCGGATTCCGCCAAAGTGGTCGCCGCGGCGAAGAAAGCCGCCGCCCATGACATGATCGTGCATCTGCCTGACGGCTATGACACCCATATCACTGCCGGGGGCGGGCGGCTGTCCGGTGGGCAGATGCAGCGGGTCGCACTGGCCCGCGCGCTTTATGATGATCCGGTGATCGTCATTCTGGATGAGCCGAACTCAAACCTCGACAATGATGGGTCGGTAGCGCTGAACCGCGCGATCAAGCAGCTGAAGGCCGATGGCCATTCGGTGCTGATCATGGCCCATCGCCCCGCCGCGATTCAGGAATGTGACCTGCTGTTGGTGATTGATCAGGGGGTTCAGACTGCCTTCGGGCCCAAGGATAAGGTGCTGCGCGAGATGGTGTCCAACCACCAAAGCATTCAACAGGCAGCGCCGGGAGGTGTGCGATGA
- a CDS encoding GNAT family N-acetyltransferase, with translation MLTDWNSTRPGDPAHVLAAYIGHPERIECAVCEGPDGIVGFQSLRLAVPGNTYEVEPGWGIIGTYVRLNLGRQGIGQALFAHNLRAAQTAGLSWIEATIGADNLGAQAYYEAMGFQTYRTEKGAVRKRCTVPPLSLTLT, from the coding sequence GTGTTGACCGATTGGAACAGCACCCGCCCCGGAGACCCCGCGCATGTGCTGGCCGCCTATATCGGCCATCCTGAACGGATCGAGTGCGCGGTTTGCGAAGGTCCTGACGGGATCGTCGGGTTTCAGTCTCTCAGGCTGGCGGTTCCCGGCAACACCTATGAGGTTGAGCCAGGATGGGGGATCATTGGAACCTATGTGCGGCTCAATCTGGGGCGGCAGGGCATCGGTCAGGCGCTTTTTGCCCATAACCTGCGCGCTGCTCAAACGGCGGGGCTAAGCTGGATCGAAGCAACCATCGGTGCCGACAATCTAGGAGCGCAGGCGTATTATGAGGCAATGGGGTTTCAAACCTACCGAACAGAGAAGGGCGCTGTGCGCAAACGCTGTACGGTGCCACCTCTGTCTTTAACCCTGACATGA
- a CDS encoding MlaC/ttg2D family ABC transporter substrate-binding protein has protein sequence MPSNFLTRRSFLAAGIAFVGLAALPGKLLALTEAGARTLVGSVVGDINKVIASGKSESAMIRDFEKIFVRYADVNIMARYALGVDARRASAAQMRAFSGAFQSYIARKYGRRFREFIGGSVEVQSARKIKAGYEIKSLAKLKGQAPFEVTFLVSDKSGRDKFYNMFIEGVNLLLTERTEIGAILDRNKGDINKLIAELKRLS, from the coding sequence ATGCCGAGTAATTTTCTGACCCGTCGCAGTTTTCTGGCCGCTGGCATTGCCTTTGTCGGGCTTGCCGCCCTGCCAGGCAAGCTACTTGCCCTGACCGAAGCTGGTGCGCGCACCCTTGTTGGCAGCGTTGTAGGCGATATCAACAAGGTCATTGCCTCCGGAAAATCCGAAAGCGCGATGATCCGCGACTTTGAAAAGATCTTTGTCCGCTATGCAGATGTGAACATTATGGCCCGCTATGCGCTGGGAGTGGATGCCCGCCGGGCCAGCGCAGCACAGATGCGCGCCTTTTCGGGCGCATTCCAGAGCTATATCGCCCGTAAATACGGCAGACGGTTCCGCGAATTCATCGGTGGCTCAGTCGAGGTGCAATCCGCGCGCAAGATCAAGGCTGGCTATGAGATCAAATCACTGGCCAAGCTGAAAGGTCAGGCGCCGTTCGAGGTGACCTTCCTCGTGTCGGATAAATCCGGGCGCGACAAGTTTTACAACATGTTCATCGAAGGCGTGAACCTGCTGCTGACCGAGCGGACCGAGATCGGCGCCATCCTTGACCGCAACAAGGGCGACATCAACAAGCTGATCGCTGAGCTGAAGCGGTTGAGCTGA